The genome window TACATCACTTGTAATTGTCCTAATCTCTATTGTCATTGAATTGATGATTCAAAGGATCAAGAAATCAATAAAGACTCGCGATTTTATGTAATTCCGCTAGttaatcaatatatatatgtcTATGTTCTTTTATTCCAAATTTTGTTTTGATGGCTCGTACATTGTGTTCAACTGACCCAATAGGAAATGAAAATTgcaaagcaaaaacaaaaatgggctgaggatgaaaaagaaaaatccaacgCTGAAGATGACCAACGATAACCCCTCCCCCACCAAATTGTTcaaccttttttcctttttcttttttggtgtcTGCAGAGGCCCCGTACTGGGCCTAGACACATGGCAGTCCAGGTATAGCCGAGCTGGGTTCCGGCCCCAGGCTCCTGGCGACCGCCCTGGGCCGCACCCCCGCTAGGGCTTCAGGGGGATCAGGAGACCGTCCCGCAGAGGTCGGAATCCCGCTCGGCGCGGGATTGAGATTATATCAGGAAGGTCTCggaacgtacggaggtcggactctgGCTCAGGTATAAATAGTGCTACACACCCATTGCCCAAGGGACGCTCGCTATAGGCAAATTATCCTCGGTTGTTACTACTTCCCGTGAATCctactcaccggaaaactaacttgaccgtcggagtgccctcggggaccaCCTCGGGGCCCCCTTTGTGAGATCACTTCTTTCTGTTTTGCAGGCTTGGGACGAGCTCTTCCATCAGCACTCCGAGCTTATCAGGTCAGCTCTACCCGGAGAAGTTTCGTgcttcttcagttggcgccgtctgtgggaaacgCAAGGTAATTATTGTTGTGTTGATGGCAAGAACACGATCCAAGCGAACCATTGAGAGCACCGGCCCGAGAGCCGGCGAGGGATCCTGGCGAGCGGAGACCGAGGCGGCCCGGGGCGCGAGGGGCTCGGAGAGCGGAGAGGACGGAAAAACCCCCCATGAGGTCCGCAAACGGCTTGAAATTGCGAAATTTGAGAGTGCGATGCTcgaccccaagaggtcggcacgccTGTTAAAGACGGGGGGCTTGACGCTCAACCCAAGAGATCGGCATGACCGTCTTGAAGGTGTGATGCTcgaccccaagaggtcggcacgccGTGACTTACTTTGAGGCAGCTTGTCAAAACCAGGGAGCACGCTGGCtcggcccaggaggtcggcacgatTGCCCTGAGAATGTaatgctcgacccaggaggtcggcatgaCTGCCTGGAAAATGTGATGCTcgaccccaagaggtcggcacgtCTGCTAAATTCATGGAGTTCaacgctcgacccaggaggtcggcataaCTGCCTTGAAAATGTGATGCTCGACCCCAAAAGGTTGGCATATCCTCTAAAATCAGAGTTCGACGCTCGACCCGGGAGGTCGGCGTGACTGCCTTCAAAGTATGATGCTCGGCCACAAGAGACCGACACGGCTTGAAATTTTGAAGTCGGAAAGTGCGATGTTCggccccaagaggtcggcacgtTGTGCCTTAACTTGAATGAGTTTGTttgacccaggaggtcggcaaggCTCAAATCTTTAAAAGTCGGGGGCTTAAACCATGTCAGTGTTAATTTGATGCTCGGTCCCATGAGGTCGGCACGCATTGATCAAGTTTGTCGAAACTTGGGAGTTTGACGCTCGACCCAGGAGATCGGCGCGGTTTTCTCAGTGACAGTACTGTACCAGAGGTGACCGGGGCAGAGCAGTGCGCGACGCTGGTCTCCCACGTGACAGAGTATAGATTAGGTCTGCCTGGAAGCCTTAACTAATCTAGGGGGCTAGTGCAGAGGCCCCGTACTGGGCctagacacgtggcagcccaggtaTAGCCGAGCTGGGTTCCGGCCCCAGGCTCCTGGCGACCGCCCTGGGCCGCACCCCCGCTAGGGCTCCAGGGGGATCAGGAGACCGTCCCGCAGAGGTCGGAATCCCGCTCGGCGCGGGATTGAGATTATATCAGGAAGGTCTCggaacgtacggaggtcggactctgGCCCAGGTATAAATAGTGCTACACACCCATTGCCCAAGGGACGCTCGCTATAGGCAAATTATCCTCGGTTGTTACTACTTCCCGTGAATCctactcaccggaaaactaatttgaccgtcggagtgccctcggggaccaCCTCGGGGCCCCCTTTGTGAGATCACTTCTTTCTGTTTTGCAGGCTTGGGACGAGCTCTTCCATCAGCACTCCGAGCTTATCAGGTCAGCTCTACCCGGAGAAGTTTCGTGCTTCTTCAGTGTCGGTTCTCTGAAGTGTACAGAGAAAATCTCGCCATAGTAGAGCTAAACGTTTCACTTGACTGAGTGTGATTGCCAATTGAATCGGATACCAGAAGGAATTCTATGTCGAcgtaaaataaatataaaaaaaagatcGTTTTTTGATCGGACGAAAGTCTAAAAGGGCCAATTTCAATGTCATTAAACACTAATGTGTTGCAATGACAGTAGCCAATAGTGAGAATAGTTGTTTCTCCAACAAATATATCTTTATTATATATAAAGTAAAGGGAGAGGTTGGGAATTTGGAGTGAGCACTTTTTGTCATTTTACATACTTTCAACTTTATTGTCATAAAGATCACTTATTACTTTACTAACTACACTTCAATTGCTAAAACAACTATGCGGTAATTATTTTTAATCATAACtatccaaatatatatatatatatgtattgatAAAATAACTGCCTATAAACATTGTAACTACCAAAATAATCTCCATTTGATGggaaaaaaaggttaaaatgtCACAATTTACTatagtaataaaaattttatgtaaaattaatttgcaaaaaaaaaaaattctaaattacACATATATAGTATGGACCTTTAGCACTAATATATATAAGTGGGCTGGCAAGGTTTACATGGAGCCACAGGTCCATTTTGAGGTGAGGTGATTGTGCTCGACCCATCTGATCAGAACTTGCCCTTTCCTCCCAGCAAAGGTATTGTTTACAGCTCAAGCCAAAGCCCATCCGTGGGACGGACATAGCATGTTGGGACAAATATGTCGTGGCGCTATCAATATGTGAGTCACCCGAGGTTGTGACGGGGAAATTTGGGAGGATCCAGTGGGGAACGGCAgcaaaagtttagtgaacttgaACAAGATGTAATGCATTTGTTTAAGGATTAATCTCTTAtacattaattaattaataatgcatgcgctttcatcattaaaaatatgatatataatttaaaatttaaatttcacaTATGTGTCATGCATTCAACTGTAATAGTACGTATACAATTAGCGCATGGAGGATgctttaagttaaaaaaaaggtATATACATTCACTCCCAAGAGTCATACTTACGACTAATAATAGCTTAAGCATGCTGGCGATGAAGTAGAttcaaatacaataatattATGAACAAGTCGAGTTGTTACTATATGTTAGGTTGGTGGGCTTCCTTCATGTAATAAAGCGCGTGCTTTTTGAGAGAGAAATCTAGTTGAATCCGATATTCATCTGCAAGGCTTTGGAGAAGAGAGAGCCACCTACATTCGTGAAGATTCTCCGGAACCTTTCAGGTGTGCTGCCACGCTGATGAATAAATTTATGCTGCCACGCTTTTTAGGGGCTTGATGATTGATGTTGTCGAGTGTCTTGCTGCACAGCTTGATGATTTGCAAGAAGACATTGGTCGTTCGGCCAACCAATGTCTTAGATGAATTGGCGAAGCATGCTTTGGATTTTCTCGGTCATCTCAGATTTCTTAGATGCATTTACATGCTTTCCTTGTGCTgcataaaatgcatttttctgTTGTTTCTTGTGATGCACAGGTCAGAggagtgatgaagaagaagatggcTGGACTCTGGAGATCTCTTTAGTTGGTTTGATACTACTGTTAGAATAGGTTTTTATCGGGAAATATGCCCTGAAAGCAAAATGAGTTCAAAGAAGTTTGTACTGGGAAAATGATTTGCAATGAGAAACATGATTGGTCAAACGACTTACATCGGACGGCTCAAACGTAAAAAGAAAGGTCAGACCACATAGTCATGATGCAATCGCTCATGCACGATTATTTATTTATACCCCCCAacacccaaaaaagaaaaacataaaagCACTAAGAAACGCAGTAGTGCTCTCTCACTCACTCCCTTCTCCCAAAGTGCACTACTGAGAGACAAAGCCTGTGTCTTTTTTGCTTTCCTCATTTCTTGCGCTTTCTGCATTGAATTGCTCTGCTTTCCTCAATTGGGCTTCATTGCAACTTGCAATTCATGATTCATCCAAGCTGTGGTGCTGATTAAAGTCTAAATTTCAGTCAGTTGTCCTGGTCATTCAATCTTTTCTATAATTCTTTTTAAACTTGCGGGTAATTTTCTTGAATCTGCTATGTTTCAGCATGCTTATGCATTTCTTTTCAAATCGCTAATAAAAAGTTTTGAACTTTAAGGAAAAAGGGTTTAGCCAGCAATACCTTTCATGCTAATGTTTTGTCAACGACAtggttttatttttctggtttgattTTGTCATTATATTATATCTATTTTCACGcctctttttaaaaaatttttttttttttgttggtggGGGTTGGGGGGTTTTGTTTGCGCAGTGGCTTGATACGAAAATGCAAAGTTCAGGCCTTTTTGGCTGTCTTGTGTCTAACTTTGTATTTTCCATTATAATTCAGGAGCAGAACCTTTGATTTGCATGAGGCCTGGTTTCTAACGTAGTCGATTGTTCGGTTAGTTGGTTATCTTGTGTTTATTCTGTTGTTCTAAAACCTAAAGGTCATTTTCTTACTCATAGTATGTCacactctatatatatatatatatattaaggaTTGGTCTTTCGGAATACTACTTCGTTGCTGGTTTTTCTGTATATTGttgcaaaagaaatttggggATTTGGAAAAGGATGCATTTTGGTCGAACCTGAATTATGATTAGGCAATCAAGGATGTCTACTGGGTGAAAGTTGTGCTTCACATCAGGGTTGTCTCCAGACTTACtgttcattctttcttttcctgaaAAGCAATTATTCACTGTCCTTGTTGTCAACTTGATAAAGCAAATATTTACTCAAGGATGAAGCTTAACTGTTTGGGTAGAAAGCATTGTATTGCCTGttcatgcattcttttagtGTTGTTTATACCAAGTTTATCATGTCAACATCATTGCTGCTGTATAATCCACATCGTGTATGAAGATGTTTAATCTAAAACCAAcaagtttttctattttgttttttgtttgttgattttggttatattAAGTTTCATTACTTTGCAGGAATCTTTCTTCTTGTCGATTTTCTCCCAGTTGAAGGTTTAGATCAAGAACGAGGTTGAATATGTACTCAGGTTCGATCCCATCTGAAGAATCAGCACTGGACCTCGAGAAGAACTGTTGTAGTCACTCCAATCTGCCATCATTTAGTCTGCCAACACTACAACCTTATGCATCAGCTGGACAGCACTGTGAGAGCAGTGCTGCTTACTTCTCGTGGCCTAGTCGATTAAATGATGCATCTGAAGagagggcaaattattttgcaaaCCTACAAAAAGGGGTCTTGCCTGAAACTCTTGGACGACTTCCAGAAGGGCAACAAGCAAATTCGTTACTTGAGCTTATGACTATCAGGGCGTTTCACAGCAAAATCCTTCGCTGTTACAGTCTTGGCACAGCTATTGGGTTTCGTATCCGACGAGGCGTTTTGACAGACATTCCTGCAATACTGGTATTTGTATCTAGGAAGGTTCATAAGCAATGGCTAACCCCTATTCAGTGTCTGCCTACTGCCTTGGAGGTGATGGCGTGATACTTATGTTCTCTGCTTCTTTTCAGTGTTTATTCATTATAGTTCGTGAACTCattgcctctctctctctctctctcacacacacacacacactcacagCTGTCCTGATTGTCCGGCTCTTTGTTCTAAAGTTGAAAGGTCGTGTCTCTTCAGGGACCAGGAGGAGTGTGGTGTGATGTGGACGTTGTGgaattttcatattttggtGCACCAGAGCCAACACCTAAGGAACAATTGTACACTGAAATAGTAGATGACCTACGGGGAAGTGATCCATGTGTTGGTTCGGGTTCTCAGGTGTGCTCAAGCTCTGTATCCACATGCCAATTTTGTTTACAATTTTTGGCTTCCTTCTTGTTCTCTGTGGGGATAAAAAGGGACATCCTTAAGAGTGTGCTTTTAACTAGATGTTTCCCCTACTATGTTGAATACTATGTTTGAACTTTCCAACGGTTGTTTTTCTCTGCAGTACCTATGCAAGTTAATGAATCCAAACAGCTTTGTGACTAAAATTTTTCTCATTGGACATTTCTGATTTGACAAatctttctttttgttgttaATATTTAATCTTAGACCTTCATACGTAAAAGAAATGTTGCATCTTGAGCTGCTTCATGATAGTGATGCATTTTGGAGTAATCAGCTCATCATAGACTAGGGAAGGAGCGTATTGGAGCAATCAGCTTATTGGATGACTGGGAAGGAGTGTGGTGCTCGCACCATTTTCAAGTAGGTTCAACCATACGAGTAGAATTGTTATTTTCCCCTGTGGAAATGTGCTGCAGGAAACCTCTGCCTTCCCTTAGGGGTGGCCTTTAAATTCTAAAAGTACATAAAAAGTTTCACAACAAATTTACAGCAGAAATTGTTATAAAATTTAGTAGTCCAAGTTTTTTAACTAATACATGCAAACTTATTACAGCCAAGTAGTTTCATTTATCTAGCTACTTTTTCGTTTCAAGTATGTAGGCTGGAAGTTCTCGCTGTTTATTGCTTAAATTGACAAAATGATGACTACTTCAACCTCCTGGAGGTTCTCTTATCTTTTTCAACTTCATAGTTTTAAAACGCATTCTAATCTAGTGCAGTAAATGTGTTAAAGAGTGTCCAGTAAAGTATCAGGTATTGTTTATGTAAAAATGTATCCTCAGCTTGTAGCTTTCCTTTGCATTCTTGTCGAATATATTTGGAAATTGCTCTCTTGCTGTCGTGTTCCATCAACAAATGATTGATTTGGTTGGAGGCATTGAAGGTTGTGGGGTAATATTAATTATTAAAATCTGTGAGGGACAAGATGGAAGTTTCTGCCAAGACACCTGCTTCTGGAGATCCAGCTGGGAAGAAGTCATATATACTTATCCTTCCTTTTgtaatttcttgttttaattttcatGAAACCCCTATTTGTTACTCGCaatcttttttttattgttcttaTTCTAAAAGTTAAGTTCATATTACTGGACAATTTTCTAAATATGTGTTGATAAGTTGATTAGGTTGCTAGTCAAGAGACCTACGGAACCTTGGGTGCTATTGTTAGGAGCCAAACGGGCAATCGGCAAATTGGTTTTCTCACTAACCGGCATGTTGCCGTTGATTTAGATTACCCGAATCAGAAGATGTTTCATCCTTTACCTCCCACTCTTGGACCTGGGGTGTATCTTGGTGCAGTTGAGAGAGCCACTTCATTCATTAGGGATGACCTTTGGTATGGCATCTTTGCCGGAATAAATCCAGGTAGGGATGTGCTAATGAAAGTAATACTTCCTTAAAGCTGGTGCTACTGGTTTCTTGCTGTGTATATTTTCCGCAACTAATTTCTCAACTCTCTAACATACCGATTGCTTTTGCTTTCTTACTGCATGATATGCAATGCATGCCTTTGTGAAAAAACACCAGTGAATTGGTTGAAGATTATTTTGGGCATATTTAGTTGATATATACACACAAAATTTGGTCCGTTTGCAGAGACATTTGTGAGAGCAGATGGTGCATTTATTCCTTTCAGTGACGATTTTGACATGACTGCTGTAACTACTTCTGTTAAAGGCATAGGAGAGATTGGAGATGTGAAGATTATAGACTTGCAATCTCCAATCAGCAGTCTTATTGGGAAACAAGTGACAAAGGTAGGAAGGAGTTCGGGTTTGACCAATGGGACTGTATTGGCATATGCTCTCGAGTACAATGACGAAAAAGGGATATGCTTCTTGACTGACTTTCTTGTGGTTGGCGAGAACCAACAGACATTTGATCTTGAAGGAGATAGTGGAAGTCTTATAATTCTGAAAGGGGAGGATGGAGAGAAGCCGCGACCAATTGGAATCATTTGGGGTGGAACTGCCAACAGGGGTAGGCTAAAACTAAAAGTTGGTCAAGCTCCAGAGAACTGGACTAGTGGGGTTGATCTTGGGCGGCTACtcaattttcttgaacttgatcTGCTCACTACGAATGAAGCGCTGAAAGGTTCGTAGTCCTATCCTATGTGAATTTTGTTGTACACCGTCAGACATCACCTGCATCTGTGCAGTCCTGACGCATGCTAAATGTGAAAGATCCAGAGAAGTGACAACTGTACTCATCTGTGCTGTCATATTActatttgtttttcttagaAATTCCCCTAGTTCAGGGAAGGAGTCTCAATCTCACTCATTCTTTGTGGCACAGTTGCAGTGCAAGAACAAAGAGCTGCTTCAGCAACGGTAGTTGGTTCGACTGTAGGAGACTCTTCGCCACCAGATGTAATGCTCCCAAAGGACAAATCAGAGCCTTTGGGGCTCCGCATTCAACAAATCCCCTTGGAAGATGGTGCGTGTTGCCCAGATATGAATTCATCACCAGTAGAAGCTGCATTTCTATCAGAAGATGGGTCGAACGTTGGTCCAAGTGTGGAACATCAATTCATTTTTGGAACATCGAGCGGGCGTTCCCCACTTCACCGAGATGATCTACAAGATAGGCCTGTATCGGAGAATCTGTCTGCCTTGTGGAATGGTTCCGACGAGGATATCAGGTTTTCGCTGCAATTGGGCGATAATGAACCTAAGAGAAGGCGGTCTGAGCCTTCACCAAGCGCACAAGAACCAAATTGAGTTTTTCATTGTACTCTCTCTGCACTGGTCCCCTGACTTCTCTCATGCATGCTCGATGGTTCTGTAAAATGCAAACTTTTTGCTCGCCACCCTCGTCGCTTTAACATTCTCCGAGCTGAGAATGGACTGATAAAAATGCACGGTGAAGCCGGCATCTGTCCCAACAAAAATGTTCAGGACTTGAGAGAAACAATCCCCGAGACCGGGATGACCGTTAAAGAATTTAGAATTTACGTTCAAATTGCCGTACGGTAAATAGATAGATTTTGCTTCTTTCCTTTCAATTTAACAAACGCGTGCCCTCTTTGGCACGACTATTTAAAACATTTATTACGAAAGCATTTTATtctaatgtaaaaaaaaaaaaaaaaaaagtcacctATTTCTTGTAATTGTGTAAAACATTTTTAACAGCGCattcaagaaaagagaagaTCAATTAATTTGCTTCTTCTAATTTTCTATCATCATTTCCGTAACGTGTGGCGTGAGTAAgtatgcactttttttttttttttttttgtcttttgtgcCCACGTgtgtaggggtggcaattttcgacacgacccgaaaacacgacacgaacctaacacgaaattaatgggtttgtgttgaggtttcgggaattcgggtcagaatcgggttggaccagatgaatccgaaaagaaaacaggtcgatttcgggtcaacccgtggtgacctgatatgacccgatatgacccgtttacgaattaaaaataatttaataaacataaaaataatttaatctaactaaactaagttattctttttttcaaaggcattaattacttaatcctaaatgaatttatttaatttgtgtgaagttgaaattattatatttggacaaataatatattatattattttttacttttatattgttttaatttattttatattttgtttgggataaaacacttttacggtgtttaatttattttagatttggtttggaattatttatttaaatttttattacttgattatgtaattagttttgtgagaaattgattttattagaaattacagtgataaattaataaattaaaattaagtttcgggtaatttcgggtcgacccgccaacccgtcaacctgaaattttcgggttcggatcagcatacctgacccgtcacgggttggcgggtcgagttcgggtcaacagattttctgacgggttgatccgaacccgacccgccaacctgatttggacccgaattgccaccc of Coffea arabica cultivar ET-39 chromosome 5c, Coffea Arabica ET-39 HiFi, whole genome shotgun sequence contains these proteins:
- the LOC113690736 gene encoding protein NARROW LEAF 1, giving the protein MYSGSIPSEESALDLEKNCCSHSNLPSFSLPTLQPYASAGQHCESSAAYFSWPSRLNDASEERANYFANLQKGVLPETLGRLPEGQQANSLLELMTIRAFHSKILRCYSLGTAIGFRIRRGVLTDIPAILVFVSRKVHKQWLTPIQCLPTALEGPGGVWCDVDVVEFSYFGAPEPTPKEQLYTEIVDDLRGSDPCVGSGSQVASQETYGTLGAIVRSQTGNRQIGFLTNRHVAVDLDYPNQKMFHPLPPTLGPGVYLGAVERATSFIRDDLWYGIFAGINPETFVRADGAFIPFSDDFDMTAVTTSVKGIGEIGDVKIIDLQSPISSLIGKQVTKVGRSSGLTNGTVLAYALEYNDEKGICFLTDFLVVGENQQTFDLEGDSGSLIILKGEDGEKPRPIGIIWGGTANRGRLKLKVGQAPENWTSGVDLGRLLNFLELDLLTTNEALKVAVQEQRAASATVVGSTVGDSSPPDVMLPKDKSEPLGLRIQQIPLEDGACCPDMNSSPVEAAFLSEDGSNVGPSVEHQFIFGTSSGRSPLHRDDLQDRPVSENLSALWNGSDEDIRFSLQLGDNEPKRRRSEPSPSAQEPN